The genomic interval CGGTTACCAATGCCCGCTCACCTGTCCCGATTGAGCATCGACCATGACGTGCATGAAATGCCCATCACGACGCAAGGCCGTCAGCAGGTAGACGAGCCCCGCTTCGTGCCGGCACAGGCTGGCGCGCTGGATCTCGGCCCGCGGAACGGTCTGGCGCGCCGCGCGGATCGCGGCGATGGGCGGCACGACACGCTTTTCGGCCACCGCCTCGCGAAGATCGGCCGGCGACAGGCAATCGTCGCCGCGATTCAGCGGCTCCCGCTGCGCCGGGACGGGCGCGAGCGCACCGGTTTCCTCGGCGAGTGGGCCGACCGCCCCCGCCGCGAGGACCGCGGCGGTCGAGACGACGATCAACAGGGCGAAAGCTTGGCGCATCGAGGGTGACTGTCGCGCGAGCGCACTGAATGCGCCCTGAATGTTTGCGAGCGCGGGCGCACTCGGTGGGGAAGCGGCCGTAGAAGATGTCTTGCGGTCGAGGGCCATGTCCGGGTCGGTGATGTTGCCGAGGACAAGGCGGGATCGCCGTCGCGGTTCCGTGGGCATGACTGCGCAG from Methylobacterium sp. AMS5 carries:
- a CDS encoding PepSY domain-containing protein translates to MRQAFALLIVVSTAAVLAAGAVGPLAEETGALAPVPAQREPLNRGDDCLSPADLREAVAEKRVVPPIAAIRAARQTVPRAEIQRASLCRHEAGLVYLLTALRRDGHFMHVMVDAQSGQVSGHW